The proteins below come from a single Mya arenaria isolate MELC-2E11 chromosome 6, ASM2691426v1 genomic window:
- the LOC128236647 gene encoding uncharacterized protein LOC128236647, with amino-acid sequence MFLRHCHYLQYFYISVVMERDHKGVLSSGTEQGLQKRITDYMEYCRNSSEKGPVFDILSNKIICYACEHKSTVEWLFYRKSYFYRLSELRWVGQSGRLLKINEHLVNSLNDACLRPTRITLATILPFVLLLFLTATVCVVCKRRKALARLQTRENRIAELQVYNDRFAVFLGYNSEDYNFVHDNVDTALNLHLQTIVDTDRCLVCTGDNNFRLGRNKHEDTIRLIQQSYVVVLVVTDSFCTSNFCCKNMLSYVFNEKKPVIVMLNGRVNENTMPTILRDCFNKNTRIVWSEVDGQYILKTTWTNVCNSILETY; translated from the coding sequence ATGTTTTTACGTCACTGTCACTACCTTCAATACTTCTACATTTCCGTGGTAATGGAAAGAGACCATAAAGGCGTCCTTAGTAGTGGAACCGAGCAGGGTTTGCAAAAAAGGATCACAGACTATATGGAATACTGCAGAAACAGCTCTGAGAAAGGCccagtttttgacattttatccAACAAGATAATATGTTACGCTTGCGAACACAAATCAACAGTTGAGTGGCTATTTTACCGGAAAAGCTACTTTTACAGATTGTCAGAACTGCGATGGGTTGGCCAGTCCGGTCGATTACTAAAGATAAACGAACATCTTGTCAACAGTTTAAATGATGCCTGCTTGAGACCGACTAGAATAACATTAGCGACTATATTGCCgtttgttttactgttatttctAACTGCCACAGTTTGTGTTGTATGCAAACGCCGGAAAGCCTTGGCGCGGCTTCAGACTCGTGAGAATCGTATTGCAGAACTTCAGGTGTACAATGATCGGTTCGCTGTGTTTCTTGGCTACAACAGCGAGGACTACAACTTCGTGCACGACAACGTGGACACGGCCCTGAACCTCCATCTCCAGACCATCGTAGACACGGACCGGTGCCTCGTGTGCACAGGCGACAATAACTTCCGGTTGGGCAGGAATAAACACGAAGATACTATCCGCCTTATCCAACAGTCGTACGTGGTTGTTCTGGTGGTGACGGACTCGTTCTGTACCAGCAATTTCTGTTGTAAGAACATGCTATCGTATGTTTTTAACGAGAAAAAGCCGGTGATCGTGATGTTGAATGGGCGAGTCAATGAGAACACAATGCCAACCATACTAAGAGACTGCTTCAATAAGAACACCAGAATCGTGTGGTCTGAAGTGGACGGCCAATACATACTGAAAACCACGTGGACAAATGTGTGCAACTCTATCCTGGAAACGTATTGA